Sequence from the Bacillus sp. es.036 genome:
CCTTTGTTAAGTCTCGAATTTGAACAACTGGTTTTACAGCCATGTTACGCCTCCTCTTGGTAAATCTTCTTCAACCAATCCACTATTCTCATACGATCTCGCTCGCGAATGGTTTCAACATCTTCGAGAGCCAGTACCTTACCATTTCGAATCGCAATAACCGTTTCAAGCAAAGGTTCGATTTCTGTTACTTCATGTGTCGTAATGATCACCGTTTGTTTTTCTAAATCAATAAATGAAAGCAAACCTTTCACAATTGAATCTCGCACCATCGGATCAAGTCCTGATAATGGCTCATCCATCAAAATAACCGGCACTTCTCTTGCCAGGGTGAGCGCAATCTTTAACCTCCCCCGATTTCCTTTCGATAAATGCTTTACCTTTTGACTCGAATCTACCTCCATAAAGTCAACAATATCGTTCGCTTTTTCTATATCAAAATCCTGAAATTGTGAAGCAAAGAAATCGATTGTCTCTTTCACTGAAAAGAATGAATAATACGCATCCAATTCAGAAAGATAAGCCACTTTATTGGCTGTTCGCCTAGAAACCGGTTCTTGGTCAATCATTACTTTCCCTTCAGAAGGCGCTACAAGACCTGCG
This genomic interval carries:
- a CDS encoding ABC transporter ATP-binding protein, translated to MITFENVSKRYLTKHALSEVNVTIPEGKIIGLVGSNGSGKSTFMKMIAGLVAPSEGKVMIDQEPVSRRTANKVAYLSELDAYYSFFSVKETIDFFASQFQDFDIEKANDIVDFMEVDSSQKVKHLSKGNRGRLKIALTLAREVPVILMDEPLSGLDPMVRDSIVKGLLSFIDLEKQTVIITTHEVTEIEPLLETVIAIRNGKVLALEDVETIRERDRMRIVDWLKKIYQEEA